A single genomic interval of Panthera uncia isolate 11264 chromosome A1 unlocalized genomic scaffold, Puncia_PCG_1.0 HiC_scaffold_17, whole genome shotgun sequence harbors:
- the SOWAHA gene encoding ankyrin repeat domain-containing protein SOWAHA, with protein MALAAAAAAAAAGVSQAAVLGFLQEHGGKVRNSDLVSRFKPLLDAGDPRGRAARRDRFKQFVNDVAVVREFDGVKFVVLRKKPRPREGPEPLASCVPGTPAVPDSPSNITSVSQGETPSSGVPSLPAEQQLVEPLEDPAQPLEPQDIPGAPASEPTQPNGELLLGLTQQSGGPSDSQIPAFELALPSEGLSADVAPPSRSPSEEVLSQAESPDQEPGHGATKEALPLPQHAPPPKPCMLPVRCVPAPSALRIRAEEQGLRRQLSEEPSPRSSPLLLRRLSVEESGLGLSLGPGRSPHLRRLSRAGPRLLSPDTEEVPAAPPPSAVPLEPTEHEWLVRAAAGCWTHQLHGLLLRDRGLAAKRDFISGFTALHWAAKSGDREMALQLVEVARRGGAPVDVNARSHGGYTPLHLAALHGHEDAAVLLVVRLGAQVHVRDHSGRRAYQYLPPGSSYALRRLLGDPSLRSSSELDATGASGGTLATRRPVQVAATILSSTTSAFLGVLADDLMLQDLARGLRKSGSLSKFLGASPMAPRKKTKTRSGLPAFSEISRRPTPGPFAGLVPSLPPTT; from the coding sequence ATGGCGCtagccgccgcggccgccgccgcggccgccggaGTGAGCCAGGCGGCCGTGCTGGGCTTCCTGCAGGAACACGGCGGCAAGGTGCGCAACTCGGATCTGGTGAGCCGCTTTAAGCCGCTCCTGGATGCCGGCGACCCGCGCGGCCGTGCCGCCCGCAGGGACCGCTTCAAGCAATTTGTCAACGACGTGGCTGTGGTGAGGGAGTTTGACGGCGTCAAGTTCGTGGTGCTGAGGAAGAAACCTAGACCCCGGGAGGGACCAGAGCCCCTGGCCTCGTGCGTCCCCGGCACCCCCGCGGTACCAGACTCTCCGTCGAACATCACTTCCGTCTCACAGGGGGAAACCCCCAGCTCGGGGGTTCCATCCCTGCCTGCAGAGCAGCAGTTGGTGGAACCACTTGAGGACCCGGCCCAGCCATTAGAGCCACAGGACATCCCCGGGGCTCCGGCCTCTGAGCCCACTCAGCCGAACGGGGAGCTGTTGTTAGGTCTGACCCAGCAGTCAGGGGGACCCTCCGACTCCCAGATTCCAGCCTTTGAGCTAGCCCTGCCCTCTGAGGGACTCTCTGCAGACGTGGCCCCGCCGTCTAGGTCACCGTCGGAGGAGGTCTTGTCCCAAGCGGAGTCGCCGGACCAGGAACCTGGGCATGGAGCCACGAAAGAAGCTTTACCACTCCCTCAGCACGCGCCGCCGCCAAAACCCTGCATGCTGCCGGTGCGCTGCGTTCCGGCCCCCTCCGCGCTCCGGATCCGGGCCGAGGAGCAGGGCCTGCGCCGGCAGCTGTCGGAAGAACCGAGCCCCCGGAGCTCCCCACTGCTGCTGCGGCGGCTCTCGGTGGAAGAGTCTGGCCTGGGCCTCAGCCTGGGCCCGGGCCGCTCCCCACACCTGAGGCGCCTGTCGCGCGCCGGCCCGCGCCTGCTGAGCCCAGACACCGAGGAAGTgcccgccgcgccgccgccgTCCGCAGTGCCTCTGGAGCCGACCGAGCACGAGTGGCTAGTGCGGGCGGCCGCGGGCTGCTGGACCCACCAGCTGCACGGGCTGCTGCTGCGCGACCGCGGCCTGGCGGCCAAGCGCGACTTCATATCTGGTTTCACGGCCTTGCATTGGGCCGCCAAGAGCGGAGACCGGGAGATGGCGCTGCAGCTGGTGGAGGTCGCGCGGCGCGGGGGCGCGCCTGTCGACGTGAACGCGCGCTCACACGGCGGCTACACGCCACTGCACCTGGCCGCTCTGCACGGCCACGAGGATGCCGCTGTGCTGCTGGTGGTGCGCCTGGGTGCGCAGGTGCATGTGCGTGACCATAGCGGGCGGCGCGCCTACCAATACCTGCCGCCCGGCTCCTCCTACGCGCTCCGCCGCCTGCTCGGCGACCCAAGCCTTCGAAGCTCTAGCGAGCTCGATGCTACCGGAGCTAGTGGTGGCACGCTTGCGACCCGGCGCCCGGTGCAAGTGGCTGCCACCATCCTCAGTTCCACCACCAGCGCGTTTCTGGGTGTCCTGGCCGACGACCTGATGCTCCAAGACCTGGCTCGGGGCTTGAGGAAGTCAGGCTCCTTGAGCAAGTTCTTGGGTGCCTCGCCCATGGCTCCACGTAAAAAGACTAAGACCCGCAGTGGCCTACCGGCTTTTTCAGAAATCTCTCGTCGACCTACTCCGGGGCCCTTCGCTGGGCTAGTGCCCAGCCTGCCTCCCACAACCTGA